In one Streptomyces marincola genomic region, the following are encoded:
- a CDS encoding STAS domain-containing protein, with translation MSAIESAVRDRLIHTLRDHHEEIAQNWVRLQIDQEVMVSGIGEDELRREAGQLLSALLAGLESDMAAGRLAAEHTEVRDTITELSLRRARAGATPTATSLAVLSLKEVMLEILQRSTQNARELFEAAVVINRLLDTAGVLSFDTYVASREEIISRQSRQLMELSTPVVRLWRHVLAVPLIGTLDTDRTQVVMESLLQAIQADEAQVAIIDITGVATVDTSVAQHLMQTVAAVRLMGADCVISGIRPPIAQTIAQLGLDLSAITTKATLADALAEAIKITGQARIPTGETVGR, from the coding sequence GTGAGTGCCATCGAGTCAGCCGTGCGTGACCGGCTGATCCATACGCTGCGTGACCATCACGAGGAGATCGCCCAGAACTGGGTGCGCCTCCAGATCGACCAGGAGGTCATGGTCAGCGGGATCGGCGAGGACGAACTGCGCCGTGAAGCCGGCCAGTTGCTCTCGGCGCTGCTGGCGGGCCTGGAGAGCGACATGGCCGCGGGGCGCCTCGCGGCGGAGCACACCGAGGTGCGGGACACCATCACCGAGCTGTCGCTGCGCCGGGCCCGCGCGGGCGCCACCCCCACCGCGACCTCGCTCGCCGTGCTGTCGCTGAAGGAGGTCATGCTGGAGATCCTCCAGCGCTCCACGCAGAACGCGCGGGAGCTGTTCGAGGCGGCGGTCGTGATCAACCGGCTGCTCGACACGGCGGGCGTGCTGTCGTTCGACACCTACGTCGCCAGCCGCGAGGAGATCATCAGCCGGCAGAGCAGGCAGCTGATGGAACTGTCCACTCCCGTCGTCCGGCTGTGGCGCCACGTGCTCGCGGTGCCGTTGATCGGGACCCTGGACACCGACCGCACGCAGGTCGTCATGGAGAGCCTGTTGCAGGCCATCCAGGCCGACGAGGCCCAGGTCGCCATCATCGACATCACGGGCGTCGCCACCGTGGACACCTCCGTGGCGCAGCACCTGATGCAGACCGTGGCCGCCGTGCGCCTGATGGGCGCCGACTGCGTCATCAGCGGCATCCGGCCGCCCATCGCCCAGACCATCGCCCAGCTCGGTCTCGACCTGTCGGCCATCACCACCAAGGCGACCCTCGCGGACGCGCTGGCCGAAGCCATCAAGATCACGGGCCAGGCCCGCATTCCCACGGGTGAGACGGTCGGCCGGTGA